In Etheostoma cragini isolate CJK2018 chromosome 15, CSU_Ecrag_1.0, whole genome shotgun sequence, the DNA window taaatgagggttattgaccatgatttaaaataatagtgtaaaactagtggtagtaaggtggagttagtgaaaactaaaaaaaaatctgaaagagGGACAAAAggttttgacctggaaggacaacacaagggttaagggagaaaccttggacagacccaggctcttggtaggcttATGTGTTGTGCTGTAAACCAGAGAATTAGGCTAAATCCCATTTCTTCTACTTACCCCTAACCCTTGGcgctaccccttggcccttgaaaccaaggggtaaggggtaggggtaagatagagaaatgagattcgGCCTTAGAATAGAACAGGTGCCGTGCACCAGTCATAGCAGCAGAGATGCCTGATGATTAAAACAGTGCATTGGTGCAGTGACATGTAGCCTAAATCAGAATTAGGCCCCCATAGTCTAGTTATATTTTCCCAACCAGATATGGCATGTGGGATTACTTTATCTCATCTAAAACGATGCCTATACACTGTGGATTATGAGCATATGTCTCCCTAGTGTGCCTTTCAACGGTTGTATCTCTCTCCATATCTTTCTAGATAACAATTACAACATAATTATGTAATATCAACAAAACTAAAGCAGACTAGATCTTGTATCTTCAAAAACACACGAGTCATAGCGTTTAAAGATGACTAACTTTCACTTTAGCTCTGCAGTTCCGCCACTTCCCTGAACGTGAGTCAGCACATTTCCGCCTCCATTCGCGGCTTTTTTTGTGCAGGAAACGGAGCAAACCTGCCTGACACTTCTTACTAGGCCTACTGATGGTTATCTCGTCTACAGTCCTTAGGATGCGATAGTAGGCCTATGTCGGGGGAAGGTTTGGCCGAAGAACCCATGGAGCTCGCGGGCCTGTAGTCTCTGTTGGGTGTGAAGGTTCCTGTAGAGACCAATGTGATTTCCGGTCGAAAATAAAACTGGTAGGTTGCTGCAATGCTGAATGTATTTACACGCCTTTGTTgtattgttataaaaatgactaaataacAATCCATCTATGTGCTCGGTTGTTGTGAGAAACGTCGGAAATGTGGAATCAATTATTAggaaaaaattgtgaaattcAAGTTTATTGTCAGGAACCACATGAATGTCTCCAGTGACCTGTTTTGTACCAAGGCAGACACTTACAGTTTAAAGCACAGAACAAAACCTAACTATATAGCTTTTTGCACAAAGATGAGCACAATagttacatttgtgtgtgtgtgtgtgtgtgtgagagtggcCTTTTAATCACGTTCACAGATGGTCAAGAGTGCACAGGGAGTGTCTCTAATTATAGTTTGAGTAGCTTGGACCACACATAACTAGAAAATGTTCCTACTTTCCTACTTGGGGCACATCCCAATAAATGACTGAAGGGTATGAGAGAGAAAATATTTGCAACTAGGTTGCAGAGaatcttgtattttattttttatttttatttcctttatcctcccagaaaaagaaaatcccgtCACGTAATTGCATATCAGAGAGCCAGTCTGAAGGTTTGTCTGCACTAACCCTCTTGTACTGTCACTTAAACCAGTAATTAGATCAAGGGCATAGCTTTGGGTTcaatagtgtgtgtatatgggggCAGCAgactctatatatatatatatatatatatatatatatatactgtatatatatatatatatatatatatatatatatatatatatatatacacacacacacacacacacacggtatgTCTGCAAGATATTGATAGAAAGCGACAAAGAGATCAAGACAATTGTAGAAAAAccttggaaaaagcaacaaaaacttaatgttaatataattatctaaataaattttcttaaaaatgtctaaaaaaaacttgaaagaagaaatgaaaacgcaacaaaaacatttaaaaaaagatattcgGAAAATGCCAACCCCTCCATTCCCATCTGTAAATTACGCCTAAtaattaaatttattaaattaattacatatttttttaagtttagacCTACCAAGTAATAAATGACAATTACTTAAAGGTGACTTTTTATTATATCCCTGTCAAAGAGTCCGACATACAATCCCAAGAAGAATCGGAGGAAGACGATGTTAAAGATGCCAACTGGTTTCGAGGCACTGAAGAAATGACACAGGAGTCAGAGGAGGAAGGTGAGGAAAGAGTAGGGGTTAAAGATGGAGGGGACGTTGTAGACTCAGGAGTTGACAAAAGTAAAAGCGGAGGAAGATGTAATCGGAGAAATGGAAGATGGTACGGCTCCTGTTGCTGAAAACGACAAAGACGTcggtgtgtttgcatgtgacATATCCTACAGAAATCATCGTCTGTAGAAAACTTATTGTTGAAATGAATGAGAGCACGTTGGGCAACTACAGTAAGTGTTTACCTGTGGATGTATGATATCACTCTTCTTTCAGAAAGGGAGACAAACGTCATCCTCTCAACATCTCAGAAAAATGAATTGCAGAAGGAAGTAAAAGTAGTCCTCAAAAGGCTTTCAGAGGTAAGATGGGAGAGAAACTGTGAAGTTCTTTCCTGCTTTTGTGTGAATCAACATACTTTTTGCCATGCTAACGCTGTGGCTCTAGAATGGCAATGTTGGTCTGACATTGGTTTgtttgtcacaccactgctcaTGGTGGGGCTTCATAGTCCCCAGTGGATCAATCATAATGACGTTGGTGAGCCCCTGACTCCTCTAGCGCCACCGTGACGTTgatatttgtggttttgtgtgaaatgtctcaacaacaaCTATTGATTCCCATTAAACCTAGTAAACACTTTAAGGTCTTCCTCAGGATATTCTATATTGACAACGTTTtatttctgggattgttcaggtgctgcccAAAATTCAGCTGGATTTTGCTAATTCTTGGCCGGATGTCcatcaccttccgctttcttggtgttggtgtttgtattttaaactcCGGGGGATTTatgatctctgcagggtaaatccagacagctagctcgactatctgtccaatttgacttcaaaacaagttccttcccgaggatATTTTGAAGAGGTACCATTCCTCCGTCCGGAGCtaagcaccgcccaagacgattgtgattggtttaaagaaatgcaaagttgtttttctcccatccctgaatgctgttTATTAACTCCAAATCAATAAGGGAGTCAACTACACAGAGGAACCATTATCACATTGCACCATTATTATATAGTCTCTGATGATTCTGTATGTGGTCTAAATTACAGACCACGAGAGATTGTCAGCCCAGCGGCACGAAGCATCCACTAGAAGGTTTGgaaatatttatgtaatatttatgTGAGCAGTGTGATTAAATTAGGTGGATACCTTTGTGGTGTGATGCTCATGCACTGCTTCTCAATCTCATTTGAATATAGAATCTGTGTTGGTATAAGTACTtcatgatatgaggaaaatatgccaTAACGTTGAATATTGcgataacaataaataaacagatattaaagtgtactcagttctgcatttctgctgcatTTAGTGTTGTGATAAAATACTACAAATTGCTggttaaatcaaaaacaaataaaaggaaataattacCTTAATTTTTTAATTGAGCAAATTGAACACTGAATTGAATATTAAAGGCACAACCAATTGAGAATAAGTGTCTTTTGTCGGAGCTTTTCACGATGTATTAATTACGCCAGTTGATATCACGATGATAAAAaaacgatatattgtgcagccctagttagTGTGTTTCAATATCTTGACAAACCAAAGCCAAGAAAGATAATTCCACAGTATTATATAACTTTGTGATCCAAGTTGATTCTGTTCTGTAACCTCAGTCTTGTTTGTGAGCAGACAGCTGGTGTAAGCCATTGGACGGGGATGCAGACagtgaagaggagagagagcacagCTGTTTGACAGCAGATGACCCCATTGATCCCTCACACATATCAGACCCACCCATTGTTTGGGGACAAAGTaatgaaagaaaagatggaCACAGAGACATCAAAACTGGAACTCCTCTGTCTGCACCAGTTGCCTCAGCCCCCGACATCCAACCTGAAATCCTGAACAAACCTGAAGACATTGGCTCAACCAGCAATCACACTGCCGAACTCCGACCCTCCACTGTTCTCTTACTCACACAGGGAACCAAAAATATCAGAGATGTTGCCACAAACACAGAACCCGTTCAGAGAGGTATTAAGGACGAAAGCATTCAGGCAATGAATatgttacatattttgtttCAGAAACCAAAAGTGAAGTCAATTTCAGTTGTTTGTGCAAgacaaaaaactgcattttaaattgaaatacgTGTTTTTATTCTAACTGTACAGATACCACCTCCTCTGGCCATGATGCAGCACTATTGAAAGTGatcaaaacagagaaaaggtcAGGTTTAATGTCCCATTATTTGGATAGAGAAAGATGCTTCAAGgatgttaaatatgttttcttttcacacagGTTTCCCCAAGCCTCAGACAGCACTCAGCCCTCCGACACAGTGGAGGGTCGAATCTCCACCCAGTCTAATCTGGATACAATGGACATTGACcagctgaagagagagaaaataataatgcaacTAAAAGTTTTAAAGTTGCAAGATGAATACTACACTCTGAAAATTAAGGAactcaaaaaatgaaattctttTCATTGGAATCTAACTGTTAGGTTGACAGTTTGGACAAACTTGTGTGGTGCAGTCGAAATTCCCACACATTGCATTATTATCACTTACATTAATTACTACTGATAAACTTCCGAACTGAATACAATTGTGTTGGCTAGTTTTAAAGGACTAGACTAGTATTAGTAACTAGCGTTTCACTCACATCTTTGGTTACTGTTTTGTATCAACAGTCAAGAAACCAAGATGTTAACaagtaaaaaagtgaaagacatactgtaaataaactaaattttgtttttttaagccaagacTTTATTTTCTTCCTGTAAGGTGATTTTATCTTGTTCTTGGCTTATTgacatttgtagttttaattTGTGCAGAATGTAAACAAGGTGAATTGAAAACTGCAATCAGTCATCCGGTCTTTAGTCCTTTTGTTAGGAGGACAtatcaaaacattatttattaaccagctacaaaaaaaaatgaaacgcatgttcttattttgtacatttgtatttacagtTCAATCAAAGCAGTGACAGTTGTTGCTACAGTTCTAATAATGCAGCCATTATTCTGACATAtgttcttcctcttcatcattttccacctcgtcttcctcctcttcctcatcgtCATCAAAGTATTTATCCTCTGCATCTCTGCTGACTATGTCCAAGTTGTCGTAGTCCGGGTTCTCATCCACCTCACTGTAAGAGACGCACAGACGGTAGAATAAATCTTGCAGGCATCTGTGGTCAGGATACCAGTATCTGCAATGTGTTAACAGGAAATTTGCCACTAATaacatattacatatatacacCACATAACATTACTTAGTTTTAGTAAAACAATAGGATTTCGATGTGATTAACTATAGATCAAGTTTTTCTGTGCCACTCTTATCTGTGAATGAAGCTACATGGTGGCCCTACAAGCAAGTCCACCAGCCActtgtagttttatttaaaagaattttGAAACAACACAACCATGTTTATTGTCAAAgcaatctatttaaaaaaataaataaaataaaaataaaaacttttgctCACTCAGAAGTTATTGTGTTATAAAATATCTTTCTGTTGCATGTCTCTGTGTGACCCAAATACAGGCTTTAGATGGTAAAGTTGCCCATTAAGTGGGGGTGTGGCAGACCTGTAGTCGAAATCCTTGTCTTTGCCATCTAAAAAGCGCTGGTGCATCTGACTGATGA includes these proteins:
- the LOC117957990 gene encoding uncharacterized protein LOC117957990, whose product is MTQESEEEERETNVILSTSQKNELQKEVKVVLKRLSELQTTRDCQPSGTKHPLEDSWCKPLDGDADSEEEREHSCLTADDPIDPSHISDPPIVWGQSNERKDGHRDIKTGTPLSAPVASAPDIQPEILNKPEDIGSTSNHTAELRPSTVLLLTQGTKNIRDVATNTEPVQRDTTSSGHDAALLKVIKTEKRFPQASDSTQPSDTVEGRISTQSNLDTMDIDQLKREKIIMQLKVLKLQDEYYTLKIKELKK